In the genome of Aspergillus luchuensis IFO 4308 DNA, chromosome 2, nearly complete sequence, one region contains:
- a CDS encoding L-rhamnonate dehydratase (COG:M;~EggNog:ENOG410PJ5V;~InterPro:IPR023444,IPR029065,IPR036849,IPR013342, IPR013341,IPR029017;~PFAM:PF13378,PF02746;~go_function: GO:0050032 - L-rhamnonate dehydratase activity [Evidence IEA]) has product MGSTGQFPRIKEIRTFIIDGVGSGGDYHNVKGGHWLIDSNISTPMTRWAQYRGSRTSWGINVLGSFCVEIEATDGTKGFATGFGGPPACWLVHQHFERFLLGADPRDTNDLFEKMYRGSMFYGRKGLPVAVISVIDLAIWDLLGKIRNEPVYKLIGGATRSRLDFYCTGPQPASAKAMGFSGAKVALPHGPDEGTEGLLKNVEYLRKQRESVGPNFPLRVDCYMSLNVPYTIELVKRCEAEGINIDWWEECLTPDDFDGHALLKRAHPTVKFTTGEHEYSRYGFRKLVEGRNLDILQPDVMWVGGMTELLKVSALASAYDLPVVPHASGPYSYHFVVSQPNTPFQEYLANSADGHTVEPVFGNLFLNEPIPTKGYLDVSILDKPGFGLELNPAAPLIPAASILTPAPQKALAAPAESQQEPNGTA; this is encoded by the exons ATGGGCTCTACCGGCCAATTTCCCCGCATCAAAGAGATCCGCACCTTCATCATTGATGGTGTGGGATCGGGAGGTGATTACCACAAT GTCAAAGGAGGTCACTGGTTGATTGACAGCAACATCTCCACCCCGATGACTCGCTGGGCACAATACCGCGGCTCTCGCACATCATGGGGTATCAACGTCCTGGGCTCTTTCTGCGTCGAGATCGAAGCTACCGATGGGACCAAGGGATTTGCCACGGGATTCGGTGGACCTCCGGCTTGCTGGCTTGTTCACCAACATTTTGAGCGCTTTTTGCTCGGTGCAG ACCCCAGAGATACCAATGACCTGTTCGAGAAGATGTACCGGGGATCGATGTTCTATGGCAGAAAAGGTCTCCCTGTTGCCGTCATCTCGGTGATTGACTTGGCTATCTGGGATCTTCTGGGTAAGATTCGCAACGAACCCGTCTACAAGCTCATTGGCGGCGCTACTCGTTCGCGTCTGGACTTCTACTGCACTGGACCTCAGCCCGCTTCGGCCAAGGCCATGGGTTTCTCCGGAGCCAAGGTCGCTCTTCCCCATGGCCCTGACGAGGGTACAGAAGGACTGTTGAAGAACGTCGAGTACCTCCGTAAGCAGCGGGAATCAGTCGGTCCCAACTTCCCTCTGCGTGTCGACTGCTACATGTCCCTGAACGTTCCCTACACAATTGAGCTTGTCAAGCGTTGCGAGGCGGAAGGAATCAACATTGACTGGTGGGAGGAATGCTTGACTCCGGATGACTTTGACGGTCATGCACTTCTGAAGAGAGCCCACCCCACTGTCAAATTCACCACCGGTGAGCACGAGTACTCCCGGTACGGTTTTCGGAAACTCGTTGAGGGCCGCAACTTGGACATTCTGCAGCCCGACGTCATGTGGGTTGGTGGTATGACGGAGTTGCTCAAGGTCTCCGCCCTTGCCAGTGCCTACGACCTCCCAGTCGTTCCTCACGCATCTGGACCTTACTCCTACCACTTTGTGGTTTCGCAACCCAACACGCCCTTCCAAGAATACCTCGCCAACTCTGCAGATGGACACACTGTTGAGCCCGTCTTCGGAaatctcttcctcaacgagCCGATTCCTACCAAGGGATACCTGGATGTTTCAATCCTGGACAAGCCGGGCTTCGGCCTCGAGCTGAACCCTGCTGCGCCTCTTATcccagcagcctccattCTCACTCCTGCGCCTCAGAAGGCACTGGCTGCCCCAGCTGAGAGCCAGCAGGAACCTAACGGCACTGCTTAA
- the SPS1 gene encoding putative Ste20-like serine/threonine protein kinase (COG:T;~EggNog:ENOG410PF80;~InterPro:IPR000719,IPR011009;~PFAM:PF07714,PF00069;~go_function: GO:0004672 - protein kinase activity [Evidence IEA];~go_function: GO:0005524 - ATP binding [Evidence IEA];~go_process: GO:0006468 - protein phosphorylation [Evidence IEA]), with product MFSVFCACGARIPQTIISSHIWQNADFHLPVLQNRARQLISPPPAVSYSQDGRPSGSRDDLHEAELHRYVLGHGVIHLAAQSASPNSVIPLQAAGASDESIKGMYAQAPLSSCSDCAIYSENLAAYTAITRSVDKRTGASVAIKIIDVENAEDEVEDIIQEIAILSELNSPYVTRYHGSFLKGSSLWIIMEFCSGGSCSDLMRPGTIPEEYIMIIIRELLRGLDYLHSDKKLHRDVKAANILLTSNGQVKLADFGVSSQLSATMTKKNTFVGTPFWMAPEVIKQSGYDYKADIWSLGITAIELANGEPPYSDIHPMKVLFLIPKNPPPVLQGDYSKAFKNFVELCLRRDPRERPSARELLEHPFIKRAKKTTYLTELIERYERWNAIHGNRGADDEDIQEPPPKTSPPEEEDDLWDFGTVRPAGRAPPLKPMKEADMNARSHESNEWNLKDEPRRDILRPKSNMPSTPLQTKNMPSAMPKPLSPTKVPLPPSPIKQASDFTPQTPSHLQQPVSRQPKGSPGSDYDRALQQALAEDLSFLQLDRSPGPSTAFSQARGAPPGLQGYQKAPQSHLPEVPSYQRLPDPPASNAVNQNVRPAKEAYSQRPPYAQPPARLPPAPRHMSPPSQPSRPQQALPHGPRPTSMRPDPLQLNTTTDGALDERVREREAIQGQAQMPPSNEITALNSVILPALKAAIRRRTRRLELISPNTTRDASGNISEYQTREEYVHGMMENLVGDIYGMFTKLERWDNEAPVGMGAQVTSFLEGFLEEILVRVEPSDSDSNPGRA from the exons ATGTTCTCGGTCTTCTGCGCATGTGGTGCTCGCATTCCGCAGACAATCATCTCTTCTCATATATGGCAGAACGCTGATTTTCATTTGCCAGTGTTGCAGAACCGGGCGAGACAATTGAtttctcctccgccggcggTTAGTTACAGCCAAGATGGAAGGCCTAGTGGATCCAGAGACGATCTACATGAAGCAGAGCTGCATCGGTACGTACTCGGGCATGGTGTGATTCATCTTGCCGCGCAATCAGCTTCTCCTAACTCAGTCATACCGTTGCAGGCGGCGGGAGCTTCGGACGAGTCTATAAAGGGTATGTATGCTCAGGCACCTCTCTCATCTTGCTCTGATTGCGCAATATATTCTGAGAACTTGGCGGCTTACACTGCTATTACTCGCAGCGTTGATAAGCGTACCGGTGCCTCTGTTGCtatcaagatcatcgacgTCGAGaatgccgaagatgaggtggaagaTATTATCCAAGAAATTGCCATCTTGTCGGAACTCAATTCTCCTTATGTCACTCGATACCATGGTTCTTTCTTGAAGGGATCCAGTTTGTGGATCATCATGGAGTTCTGTTCCGGTGGCAGTTGCTCCGATCTTATGCGCCCGGGAACAATCCCGGAGGAGTatatcatgatcatcataAGAGAGCTACTCCGAGGGCTGGACTATCTACATAGCGACAAGAAGCTGCACCGGGATGTCAAAG CTGCAAACATTCTGCTTACCTCGAACGGCCAAGTGAAATTGGCTGATTTCGGAGTTTCTAGCCAACTGTCAGCCACAATGACTAAGAAGAATACATTCGTGGGTACCCCATTCTGGATGGCCCCGGAGGTGATTAAGCAATCTGGGTACGACTACAAGGCCGATATCTGGTCTCTTGGAATCACTGCGATTGAATTGGCCAACGGAGAGCCTCCTTACTCGGACATCCATCCCATGAAGGTGTTATTTTTGATTCCAAAGAACCCCCCGCCCGTTCTGCAAGGCGATTACAGTAAAGCGTTCAAAAACTTTGTGGAACTCTGTTTGAGACGAGATCCCAGGGAACGGCCGTCCGCCAGAGAGCTGCTCGAGCACCCGTTCATCAAGAGGGCAAAGAAGACAACCTATCTGACCGAGCTGATTGAACGCTACGAGCGCTGGAACGCCATTCACGGCAATAGGGgggctgatgatgaagacatTCAGGAACCTCCCCCTAAGACGTCTCCgcctgaggaagaggacgattTATGGGACTTTGGCACCGTGCGGCCGGCAGGGAGAGCACCCCCTCTCAAGCCGATGAAAGAAGCGGACATGAATGCGAGAAGCCATGAATCCAATGAGTGGAACTTGAAAGACGAGCCCCGTCGAGACATTTTACGGCCAAAGAGCAATATGCCTTCTACACCCCTGCAGACGAAAAACATGCCTAGTGCTATGCCCAAGCCATTGTCGCCCACCAAGGTTCCCTTGCCACCTTCACCCATCAAACAAGCATCAGATTTCACACCTCAGACACCTTCACACCTACAACAGCCAGTCTCACGGCAACCCAAGGGGAGTCCTGGTAGTGACTACGATAGAGCTCTACAACAAGCTCTGGCTGAAGATCTGAGCTTCCTCCAGCTAGATCGCTCCCCAGGCCCTTCGACAGCCTTCTCGCAAGCCCGTGGTGCTCCCCCAGGTTTACAAGGATACCAAAAGGCTCCGCAGTCACACCTGCCGGAAGTTCCATCCTATCAACGCCTACCAGATCCACCGGCCTCAAATGCTGTGAACCAGAACGTTAGACCTGCCAAAGAAGCATATTCGCAACGTCCACCATACGCACAACCACCCGCACGGCTTCCCCCAGCACCAAGGCATATGTCACCGCCATCCCAACCATCACGGCCGCAGCAAGCGTTGCCACATGGTCCTCGGCCTACTTCCATGAGGCCCGACCCTCTCCAGCTCAATACCACAACCGATGGGGCCCTTGATGAGCGAGTACGGGAGCGGGAGGCCATTCAGGGTCAGGCCCAGATGCCCCCTTCCAACGAGATTACAGCTCTAAATAGTGTGATACTACCTGCTCTCAAAGCAGCCATTCGTCGCCGGACGCGGCGTCTGGAGCTCATTTCACCTAACACGACGAGGGATGCTAGCGGCAATATCAGCGAATATCAAACACGTGAGGAGTATGTCCATGGAATGATGGAAAACCTGGTGGGCGATATCTACGGCATGTTCACGAAGCTTGAACGCTGGGACAACGAGGCACCTGTGGGAATGGGCGCTCAAGTTACCTCATTCTTAGAGGGATTTCTAGAAGAGATCCTTGTCCGGGTTGAGCCTTCTGACTCAGACTCGAACCCAGGCAGAGCCTAA
- a CDS encoding zinc-dependent alcohol dehydrogenase (COG:Q;~EggNog:ENOG410PGFN;~InterPro:IPR013154,IPR013149,IPR002328,IPR036291, IPR011032,IPR020843;~PFAM:PF00107,PF08240;~go_function: GO:0008270 - zinc ion binding [Evidence IEA];~go_function: GO:0016491 - oxidoreductase activity [Evidence IEA];~go_process: GO:0055114 - oxidation-reduction process [Evidence IEA]), with the protein MIPVHLARRLGPPVIKRCCALDLQLLSLAPRTLHRPPFLSLQHRRYQYTTKMTMSVGDSNGNGNGSTAVPVIPAKQKAAIYDQPGTVSTKVVEIDVPEPGVGEVLINLTHSGVCHSDLGVMTNTWRSLPYPTQPGQVGGHEGVGKIVKLGPGAESSGLKVGDRVGIKWVSSVCKSCEPCHAGADGICFNQKVSGYYTPGTFQQYALGPANYVTPIPDGLASDEAAPMLCAGVTVYAALKRSNARPGQWVVISGAGGGLGHIAVQLASKGMGLRVIGIDHGSKEELVKASGAEHFVDITKFPSDDKGQAIAAHVKSLAGGLGAHAVIVCTAANAAYAQAVPFLRFNGTLVCVGIPENAPQPIATAFPGKMIAQHYTITGSAVGTQRDAIETLDFAARGIIKAHFRTEKMDALTGVFEEMSQGKLQGRVVLDLS; encoded by the exons ATGATCCCGGTTCATTTAGCGCGTCGACTGGGCCCCCCAGTAATAAAGAGATGCTGCGCCCTTGATCTGCAGCTTCTGAGTCTCGCTCCTCGCACCCTTCATCGtccccccttcctctccttgcAACATCGAAGATACCAGTATACTACGAAGATGACTATGTCTGTGGGTGATagcaatggcaatggcaatggcagtACAGCTGTGCCGGTGATCCCTGCAAAGCAGAAGGCTGCCATCTATGACCAACCCGGCACTGTCTCCACCAAAGTCGTAGAGATAGATGTGCCCGAGCCTGGTGTGGGTGAGGTCTTGATCAATCT CACCCATTCAGGCGTCTGCCATTCCGATCTTGGAGTAATGACCAACACC TGGAGGTCTCTACCCTACCCCACACAGCCAGGTCAAGTCGGTGGCCACGAAGGTGTCGGTAAGATCGTCAAGCTAGGCCCTGGAGCCGAGTCTTCGGGCCTGAAGGTCGGCGACAGGGTAGGCATCAAATGGGTGTCCAGCGTCTGCAAGAGCTGCG AACCATGCCATGCAGGCGCCGACGGCATCTGCTTCAACCAAAAGGTATCCGGATACTACACCCCCGGCACATTCCAGCAATACGCCCTAGGCCCCGCCAACTACGTGACACCGATCCCGGACGGCCTCGCATCCGACGAAGCCGCGCCGATGCTCTGCGCCGGCGTGACCGTCTACGCAGCCCTGAAGCGCAGCAACGCCCGACCAGGCCAATGGGTCGTGATCTCCGGCGCCGGCGGCGGCCTCGGCCACATAGCCGTGCAACTAGCCAGCAAAGGCATGGGACTGCGGGTGATCGGAATCGACCACGGCAGCAAAGAAGAACTCGTGAAGGCCTCCGGAGCTGAACACTTCGTCGACATCACCAAGTTCCCCTCGGACGACAAGGGCCAAGCCATCGCCGCGCACGTCAAATCCCTCGCCGGGGGTCTAGGCGCTCACGCCGTCATCGTCTGCACCGCAGCCAACGCAGCCTATGCCCAGGCCGTACCATTCCTGCGCTTCAACGGTACCCTCGTGTGCGTGGGAATCCCCGAGAATGCCCCGCAACCGATTGCGACCGCGTTTCCTGGCAAGATGATCGCGCAGCATTATACGATTACCGGATCGGCGGTGGGGACGCAGCGAGATGCGATCGAGACGCTGGATTTCGCGGCGCGAGGGATCATCAAAGCCCATTTTCGaacggagaagatggatgctTTGACAGGCGTGTTCGAGGAGATGAGTCAGGGGAAGTTGCAGGGTAGGGTTGTTCTCGATTTATCTTGA
- the DHG2 gene encoding SDR family NAD(P)-dependent oxidoreductase (COG:Q;~EggNog:ENOG410PJ9Z;~InterPro:IPR036291,IPR002347;~PFAM:PF08659,PF00106,PF13561;~TransMembrane:1 (o257-278i);~go_process: GO:0055114 - oxidation-reduction process [Evidence IEA]) codes for MPLPQILVGKVAAITGGLTGIGRAIALEYLRHGAKVAVNHLGGPKEEPLIEAMRKDVSEIIRSNSHSDSEQSSRFILVAGDVTQPETGRDFVSKAVEAFGRLDVFVSNAGVCKFEEFLEVDPPLLGHTINTNLSGAFWATQAAARQMALAQSPPGGSIIGISSISALVGGGQQTHYTPTKAGVLSLMQSCAVALGKYGIRCNALLPGTIRTQLNDEDMSDPVKRSYMEGRIPLGRLGQPPDLAGPAVFLASEELSGYVVSIIIPLLFYVCGKGVLMWMDRLERRYWWMGVLL; via the exons atgcccctcccccaaatccTAGTCGGCAAAGTCGCCGCCATTACAGGCGGTTTAACCGGTATTGGCAGG GCCATCGCCCTCGAATACCTTCGCCACGGCGCCAAAGTAGCCGTAAACCACCTCGGCGGACCCAAAGAAGAGCCCCTCATCGAAGCAATGCGCAAAGACGTATCTGAAATTATCCGATCCAACAGCCACAGCGACAGCGAGCAGAGCAGCAGATTCATCCTGGTCGCAGGGGACGTAACACAGCCCGAGACGGGGCGGGACTTCGTATCCAAAGCCGTGGAAGCCTTTGGCCGACTCGACGTGTTTGTGAGTAATGCGGGAGTGTGCAAGTTTGAGGAGTTTCTCGA AGTCGACCCCCCACTCCTCGGCCACACAATCAACACCAACCTGAGCGGCGCATTCTGGGCAAcgcaagcagcagcacgacAAATGGCACTAGCTCAATCGCCACCGGGGGGTTCCATTATTGGGATTAGTTCTATCTCTGCGcttgttgggggtggacaGCAGACGCATTATACGCCTACGAAGGCGGGCGTGCTTAGTCTTATGCAGTCGTGTGCGGTTGCGTTGGGCAAGTATGGCATCAGATGTAATGCGCTGTTGCCGGGGACGATCCGGACTCAGTtgaatgatgaggatatgagTGATCCGGTGAAGAGGTCGTatatggaggggaggattcCGTTGGGAAGGTTGGGCCAGCCGCCGGATTTGGCGGGACCGGCGGTGTTTTTGGCGAGTGAGGAGTTGAGTGGTTATGTGGtgagtattattattcccCTCTTGTTCTATGTTTGTGGGAAGGGTGTGCTAATGTGGATGGATAGACTGGAGCGCAGATattggtggatgggggtgcTTTTGTGA
- a CDS encoding uncharacterized protein (COG:S;~EggNog:ENOG410PM07;~InterPro:IPR006680,IPR032466;~PFAM:PF04909;~go_function: GO:0016787 - hydrolase activity [Evidence IEA]), with amino-acid sequence MPTPIIDSHIHLFPASHLPTLAWYTPSSPLGSQHSIDEYRLATASTPTSPEETNSHYLRGFIFLETDRISSIEESDPTRGWGHALDEVSFLTRIITGDPIPGEGHKDVDRHLCLGMIPWAPVPGGPAALEKYISLVRERTRTEEVFKKVRGVRYLVQDKPSGVMLKPEFIDGLRWLGRQQLAFDLGVDARQGGMWQLREAAEMMNTVYRGVDEKKDRVRIVINHLCKPNLRLPYTSPDSIATHPDFLEWSSLITAMAQHPTAYMKLSGGFSELPPLTADSEPDIASLVDQVQLWTDVVFDAFGPERVMFGSDWPVCNVGGGGSAVAWRRWRSVVEGILEKRGLSQEQKEGVWGGVAIKAYGIEL; translated from the exons ATGCCAACCCCAATCATCGACTCCCATATCCACCTCTTCCCAGCATCCCATCTCCCCACGCTGGCCTGGTACACCCCCTCCAGCCCACTCGGTTCCCAGCACTCCATCGACGAATACCGCCTCGCAACCGCCTCCACTCCCACATCCCCGGAAGAAACAAATTCACACTACCTCCGtggcttcatcttcctcgaaaCCGACCGTATCTCCTCAATTGAAGAGTCAGACCCAACCCGCGGCTGGGGCCACGCCCTCGACGAAgtctccttcctcacccgGATCATCACCGGAGATCCTATCCCAGGGGAAGGCCACAAAGATGTAGATCGCCATCTCTGTCTAGGTATGATACCCTGGGCGCCTGTACCTGGGGGTCCTGCTGCGCTAGAGAAGTACATCTCCCTCGTGAGGGAGAGGACTCGCACGGAAGAAGTATTCAAGAAGGTTCGCGGAGTGCGGTACCTCGTTCAGGATAAGCCGAGCGGAGTCATGCTAAAGCCCGAATTCATTGATGGGCTGAGGTGGCTAGGGAGGCAGCAGTTGGCGTTTGATCTGGGGGTGGATGCGCGTCAAGGTGGGATGTGGCAGTTGAGGgaggcggcggagatgatgaatacGGTTTATCGGGGggtggacgagaagaaggataggGTTAGGATTGTTATTA ACCACCTGTGCAAGCCGAACCTGCGTCTGCCGTACACCTCGCCCGACTCGATCGCTACGCATCCGGATTTCCTGGAATGGAGCTCCCTCATCACAGCCATGGCACAGCATCCAACGGCGTACATGAAGCTTTCCGGTGGATTCTCGGAGCTTCCCCCGCTCACGGCGGATTCGGAGCCGGATATTGCTTCTCTAGTCGACCAGGTCCAGCTGTGGACGGATGTGGTCTTTGATGCGTTCGGGCCGGAGCGAGTCATGTTTGGGTCTGACTGGCCTGTGTGTAATGTGGGCGGAGGCGGTAGTGCAGTCGCCTggagacggtggaggagtgTGGTAGAGGGTAttctggagaagaggggCTTGTCGCAGGAACAAAAGGAGGGTGTATGGGGTGGTGTTGCCATCAAGGCATATGGGATTGAACTCTAA
- a CDS encoding putative C6 transcription factor (COG:K;~EggNog:ENOG410PHUR;~InterPro:IPR036864,IPR007219,IPR001138;~PFAM:PF00172,PF04082;~go_function: GO:0000981 - DNA-binding transcription factor activity, RNA polymerase II-specific [Evidence IEA];~go_function: GO:0003677 - DNA binding [Evidence IEA];~go_function: GO:0008270 - zinc ion binding [Evidence IEA];~go_process: GO:0006351 - transcription, DNA-templated [Evidence IEA];~go_process: GO:0006355 - regulation of transcription, DNA-templated [Evidence IEA]), whose product MPNAAAAVSVRQTPPPSRLTGDLDRDHSGDESWSAADSENDRVVQNGSSVPRALKRKRPLTVSCELCKQRKVKCDRAQPSCGWCSRNGQLCEYKERKKPGLRAGYGKELEQRLDRLEEVIQTQARLIETHIIQGQPTRSHDISHQGPFSYSSPSETAQGPSPNNAFYFHDPPSIVPQPRQSEPSITSPSDISVKNTIQNHLASAMSAPVSVPRSTNNVSQANDYMGNESSLKVPVNLYANQEQLLADPELDLPPYDLLYALVDLYFEHINTWCPILHRRTTLDTFFGPSPLEDADRTVLYAIVATTLRFSSDSRLNEQNRKRYHDSSKQKVLLYGLENSSVKALQALVILALDLVGSSNGPPGWKLLALITRSVVQLGLAVEAKSSLIAPSYPSIYTLRAVTLPEPESWIEDESRRRLFWMVYFLDRYSTIATAFDFALDDKDIDRKLPCKDEYFIKNQPVETRWFQRSSDRADYVTRAENVGSFGLYVEVLGILSRIHAFLKRPVDIGALSDVEEWQTTYRKLDSELTSWEFGLPAEYAYENSSRLFNGSKFTKGIHCDWVQLHATYQTAVIRLHSSAAYPTTRSPIFTPSYSASQRCLLAVDNILSVTRFVVDNNMLDKLGPPFAFTLWVSARLLLVHGSTIAHTVSPDILFFVDTLAQMGKHWKVAERYSSILQRVLDEYGEYQQSGVSDSERATPSTVKILADMRRCAFDLDFLISRQPRTSPAGSQPSTSPAAVRNPAPNELEYLDVFGFFNVPRVPAARATDILSLDIGDPVNNPMSVNGLTGTGGGGGSSSSNTNHVVDGSHSNANEFNITNYLIPTPESDWLFRPSG is encoded by the exons ATGCCGAacgctgctgcagctgtctCTGTTCGACAgactccaccaccatcccgacTTACTGGCGATCTGGATCGGGATCACAGCGGGGATGAATCTTGGTCCGCTGCCGATAGCGAGAATGACCGTGTTGTGCAGAACGGGTCGAGCGTCCCTCGTGCGCTGAAACGTAAACGACCCCTCACAGTGTC GTGCGAGCTATGTAAGCAAAGGAAAGTCAAGTGTG ATCGGGCGCAGCCTAGCTGTGGGTGGTGCTCTCGCAACGGCCAATTATGCGAATACAAAGAGCGGAAAAAGCCCGGACTACGGGCAGGTTACGGGAAGGAGTTGGAACAAAGGCTAG ATCGGTTAGAAGAGGTTATTCAGACGCAGGCTCGCCTAATCGAGACGCATATTATCCAGGGCCAGCCGACTAGGAGCCATGATATCTCCCACCAAGGACCCTTCTCATACAGTTCTCCATCAGAGACAGCTCAGGGCCCCAGTCCCAATAACGCATTCTATTTCCATGATCCACCATCTATCGTGCCCCAACCGCGTCAGTCTgaaccatccatcaccaGTCCTTCGGACATATCGGTCAAGAACACCATACAAAATCACCTGGCGAGTGCTATGTCTGCGCCCGTTTCGGTACCACGGTCGACGAATAACGTGTCACAAGCCAACGATTATATGGGAAATGAATCATCGCTAAAGGTTCCGGTCAACCTGTACGCCAACCAGGAACAATTACTTGCGGATCCAGAGCTCGATCTACCCCCGTACGATCTCCTGTATGCGCTGGTGGACCTCTACTTTGAACATATCAATACTTGGTGTCCCATTCTCCATCGTCGTACAACTCTCGACACATTCTTTGGTCCGTCTCCCCTCGAAGATGCGGACAGAACAGTGCTCTATGCTATAGTTGCAACCACTCTTCGTTTCTCAAGCGACAGTCGGCTCAACGAACAAAACCGCAAACGATACCATGACTCCTCCAAACAGAAAGTTCTGCTCTATGGGTTAGAGAACTCATCAGTCAAGGCTCTCCAGGCCTTGGTAATCCTGGCCTTGGATTTGGTGGGGTCCTCCAACGGCCCTCCTGGATGGAAACTGCTCGCACTGATTACACGATCGGTGGTGCAGCTCGGATTGGCCGTGGAAGCTAAATCTTCACTCATTGCTCCCAGTTACCCGTCCATCTATACGCTCAGGGCGGTAACGCTCCCGGAGCCCGAATCCTGGATCGAAGATGAGAGCAGACGGAGGCTCTTCTGGATGGTGTATTTCCTGGACCGATATTCTACCATTGCAACCGCCTTTGATTTCGCCCTAGATGATAAGGACATTGACCGGAAACTACCATGCAAAGACGAATATTTTATCAAGAACCAGCCTGTGGAGACAAGATGGTTCCAACGCTCAAGTGATCGTGCTGACTACGTGACTCGTGCCGAAAACGTCGGCAGCTTTGGACTCTATGTCGAAGTATTAGGCATCCTCTCGCGGATCCATGCTTTCTTGAAGCGACCTGTCGATATAGGAGCTTTGTCGGATGTCGAAGAGTGGCAGACCACATACCGCAAGCTAGACAGCGAGTTAACGTCCTGGGAGTTCGGCCTCCCAGCCGAATATGCCTACGAGAACTCCTCCCGTTTGTTCAATGGATCCAAGTTTACCAAGGGGATCCATTGTGACTGGGTTCAGCTCCATGCCACTTACCAAAC TGCGGTTATCCGGCTCcattcatcagcagcatACCCCACCACGCGATCACCAATCTTCACCCCCTCATACAGCGCAAGCCAGCGATGCCTGCTTGCAGTGGACAACATCCTCTCTGTGACCCGCTTCGTCGTCGACAACAACATGCTCGACAAACTAGGCCCCCCATTCGCCTTCACACTCTGGGTATCCGCCcggctcctcctcgtccacgGGTCAACAATAGCCCACACCGTCAGCCCCgacatcctcttcttcgtcgacacCCTAGCCCAGATGGGCAAACACTGGAAAGTGGCAGAGCGCTACAGCTCAATTCTGCAGCGCGTTCTCGACGAATACGGCGAATACCAACAATCCGGAGTCTCCGACTCGGAACGAGCCACTCCATCCACCGTAAAGATCCTAGCAGACATGCGCCGCTGTGCATTCGACCTCGACTTCCTCATCTCCCGCCAACCCCGCACCTCTCCAGCCGGCAGCCAGCCCTCCAcatcaccagcagcagtcagGAATCCAGCCCCTAACGAGCTCGAATACCTAGacgtcttcggcttcttcaacGTCCCCCGTGTTCCTGCTGCCCGGGCGACGGATATCCTCAGCCTGGATATCGGCGACCCAGTGAACAACCCCATGTCAGTCAACGGCTTGACCGGGAcaggtggcggcggcggcagcagcagcagtaatacCAATCACGTCGTCGATGGCTCGCATTCTAACGCCAATGAATTCAATATCACGAATTATCTGATCCCCACCCCAGAAAGTGACTGGCTTTTCCGTCCGAGTGGATGA